In Arthrobacter citreus, a genomic segment contains:
- a CDS encoding HelD family protein produces the protein MPETSSAHHELEHERHYVAGLYQRLDELREEKREQLAQVRRSHSAGSHQNRSERDAFATMYEDRLAQLNAVDDRLVFGRLDLDDGEERYIGRIGLSTEDLQRLMVDWRAPEAGTFYQATAFERQGVRRRRHLILKGRNVQAIEDDVLDYTMLEEEAALQGEGALLAALNSKRTGQMSDIVGTIQAEQDRIIRAPLAGTLVVQGGPGTGKTAVALHRAAYLLYTHRERLKSAGVLLVGPSNAFIRYIERVLPSLGETGVVMSSLGQLMPGINAVQEENAHVAEIKGRIGMAQVVANAVANRQRLVLEPRRLNVEGTILSLTPKMVQRARDKARATGKPHNEARVTFVKILLRELTEQLTDQLEESAGAGNSTDRAYLAEDVRSSRDVRVALNLCWMPMTPEKLLSELFSKPGHLEAAAPDLSPEELRLLRRSPDAPWTESDIPLLDEAAELLGELDASAGRDHALREEQRKRDLANAERAIENTEGFLEDSGAHGILTAEDLADHNMVGEARLTAADRAAVDRTWAFGHIVVDEAQELSAMQWRLLMRRCPLKSFTVVGDIAQTSSAAGATSWQQALTPFVGDRWTLEELTVNYRTPAQIAEAAVRMANAAGLVVSAPKAVREGRWAPFIDRVPEGGLIPRLMETLPEDLDSLEGGLLAIIAEEHHLDAVRREVGAVYGRRLGTGAGGIEQDIVVTSPREAKGLEFDGVVILEPEELLTAAAGKVGDLYVAMTRPTQRLRLIAAGPIPAGIVEEED, from the coding sequence ATGCCTGAAACGTCTTCTGCCCACCACGAGCTGGAACATGAGCGACACTATGTCGCCGGTTTGTACCAGCGACTCGATGAACTCCGCGAGGAAAAGCGCGAACAGCTGGCCCAGGTACGGCGCAGCCACTCGGCCGGTTCACACCAGAACCGCTCCGAGCGCGACGCCTTTGCCACCATGTATGAGGACCGCCTGGCACAGCTGAATGCCGTGGATGACCGGCTGGTTTTTGGCCGGCTTGACCTCGACGACGGCGAGGAACGTTACATTGGCCGCATCGGGCTCTCCACCGAGGACCTCCAGCGGCTGATGGTCGACTGGCGTGCCCCGGAAGCGGGCACTTTTTACCAGGCCACCGCGTTTGAGCGCCAGGGCGTCCGGCGGCGGCGCCACCTGATCCTCAAGGGCCGGAACGTGCAGGCCATCGAAGACGATGTCCTGGACTACACCATGCTTGAGGAGGAGGCTGCGCTGCAGGGTGAGGGCGCGCTGCTGGCGGCCCTGAACTCCAAGCGCACCGGGCAGATGTCCGACATTGTCGGCACCATCCAGGCTGAACAGGACCGCATTATCCGTGCACCGCTGGCCGGCACCCTGGTGGTGCAGGGCGGACCGGGCACCGGCAAAACCGCCGTCGCGCTCCACCGCGCAGCCTACCTGCTGTACACGCACCGCGAACGGCTCAAGTCCGCCGGTGTCCTGCTGGTTGGCCCGTCCAACGCCTTCATCCGCTACATCGAACGGGTGCTGCCCTCCCTGGGTGAAACCGGCGTCGTCATGTCCAGCCTCGGCCAGCTGATGCCGGGCATCAACGCGGTGCAGGAAGAGAATGCCCACGTCGCCGAGATCAAGGGTCGGATCGGCATGGCGCAGGTGGTGGCTAACGCCGTCGCCAACCGTCAGCGCCTGGTCCTGGAACCGCGGCGGTTGAACGTTGAGGGCACCATCCTCAGCCTGACGCCGAAAATGGTGCAGCGGGCACGCGACAAGGCCCGCGCCACCGGCAAGCCGCACAATGAAGCGCGGGTGACGTTCGTCAAGATCCTGCTGCGTGAGCTCACCGAGCAGCTGACGGACCAGCTCGAGGAATCGGCCGGCGCCGGCAACAGCACCGACCGTGCCTACCTGGCCGAGGATGTGCGGAGCTCCCGTGATGTGCGCGTTGCCCTGAACCTGTGCTGGATGCCGATGACGCCGGAGAAGCTTCTTTCCGAACTCTTCAGCAAGCCGGGCCACCTGGAGGCGGCTGCACCTGATCTGAGCCCTGAGGAACTGCGCCTGCTGCGCCGCAGCCCGGATGCGCCGTGGACCGAATCGGACATTCCGCTGCTGGACGAGGCGGCGGAGCTGCTGGGAGAGCTGGATGCCTCGGCCGGACGCGACCACGCCCTGCGCGAGGAACAGCGCAAGCGGGATTTGGCCAACGCCGAACGCGCCATCGAGAACACCGAGGGCTTCCTGGAGGATTCCGGCGCCCACGGCATCCTGACGGCCGAGGACCTGGCGGACCACAACATGGTGGGGGAGGCCCGCCTTACCGCGGCAGACCGCGCCGCCGTCGACCGCACCTGGGCCTTCGGCCACATTGTGGTGGACGAGGCGCAGGAGCTGTCCGCCATGCAGTGGCGTTTGCTCATGCGCCGGTGCCCGCTGAAGTCCTTCACCGTTGTGGGCGACATTGCCCAGACCAGCTCCGCAGCCGGAGCAACCTCCTGGCAGCAGGCCCTGACGCCGTTCGTGGGGGACCGCTGGACGCTTGAGGAACTGACCGTGAACTACCGGACCCCGGCACAGATCGCCGAAGCTGCGGTACGCATGGCCAATGCCGCCGGTCTTGTGGTGTCAGCGCCGAAGGCTGTCCGCGAGGGCCGCTGGGCGCCGTTCATTGACCGGGTGCCCGAAGGCGGACTAATTCCCCGCCTGATGGAGACCCTCCCGGAGGACCTGGATTCCCTCGAAGGCGGGCTGCTGGCCATCATCGCCGAGGAACACCACCTCGACGCCGTGCGCCGCGAAGTCGGTGCCGTGTACGGCCGTCGCCTCGGCACCGGTGCCGGCGGGATCGAGCAGGACATCGTGGTGACCTCGCCGCGGGAAGCCAAGGGACTGGAGTTCGACGGCGTCGTCATCCTGGAGCCGGAAGAGCTGTTGACCGCAGCGGCCGGAAAGGTCGGGGACCTGTACGTGGCGATGACCCGTCCCACCCAGCGGCTGCGTCTTATTGCCGCGGGGCCGATTCCCGCTGGCATTGTGGAAGAAGAAGACTGA
- a CDS encoding HAD-IIA family hydrolase has protein sequence MADTSLIAGYDAVLSDLDGVVYAGPHAIPGAVEALQRLEGAGVQLAYVTNNASRSSETVAAHLRELGAPATAETVFGSAQAGAELLAGQVPAGATVLVTGSVWLTEQVREQGLVPVHSADDHPDAVIQGFDPGLGWKDLAEAAFAVARGAVWVATNTDMSIPQARGIAPGNGTLVAAVAAATGRTPMVAGKPEAPLFLTAARHLGAQTPLVVGDRLDTDILGGNNAGFATAMVLTGVDTPQTALAARTAERPTYLLADLDALYAPYPVIEASDGGYACGSATARVSGDTLEISGDSSNLDSWRAACAAWWSARPDEQNATAPVLSWTVTPGG, from the coding sequence ATGGCGGACACATCGCTGATTGCCGGGTACGACGCCGTCCTTTCCGATCTGGACGGCGTCGTGTACGCCGGCCCGCACGCCATCCCGGGAGCCGTTGAGGCCCTGCAGCGCCTTGAGGGCGCGGGAGTGCAGCTGGCTTACGTCACCAACAACGCGTCGCGCTCCTCCGAAACGGTGGCAGCGCACCTGCGCGAGCTGGGCGCCCCGGCAACAGCGGAAACCGTGTTCGGCTCGGCTCAGGCCGGGGCCGAGCTGCTGGCCGGCCAGGTGCCGGCCGGCGCCACGGTCCTCGTGACCGGAAGCGTCTGGCTGACCGAGCAGGTCCGTGAACAGGGTTTGGTTCCGGTCCACTCCGCCGATGACCACCCCGACGCCGTCATCCAGGGTTTTGACCCCGGGCTCGGCTGGAAGGACCTGGCCGAGGCAGCGTTCGCGGTGGCACGCGGCGCCGTGTGGGTTGCCACCAACACCGACATGTCCATTCCCCAGGCCCGGGGGATCGCTCCCGGAAACGGAACGCTGGTGGCCGCCGTCGCGGCAGCCACCGGCAGGACACCGATGGTGGCTGGCAAGCCGGAAGCTCCGCTGTTCCTGACGGCTGCGCGCCATCTCGGCGCCCAAACGCCGCTCGTGGTGGGCGACCGCCTGGACACCGATATCCTCGGCGGCAACAACGCAGGCTTTGCGACCGCGATGGTCCTCACCGGCGTCGACACGCCGCAGACCGCGCTGGCCGCCCGCACAGCGGAGCGCCCCACCTATCTGCTGGCCGACCTGGACGCCTTGTACGCGCCGTACCCGGTCATTGAGGCCAGCGACGGCGGGTATGCCTGCGGCAGCGCCACGGCCCGGGTATCCGGGGACACCCTGGAGATCTCCGGCGACAGCAGCAATCTGGACAGCTGGCGCGCCGCCTGTGCCGCATGGTGGAGCGCGCGCCCGGACGAGCAAAATGCCACCGCGCCCGTGCTCAGCTGGACTGTCACCCCCGGCGGATAA
- the tyrS gene encoding tyrosine--tRNA ligase, with protein MTTQTPAGLSAQKNDPTFDNVWQELKWRGLVHVSTDEAELEKLLAGDSITYYCGFDPTAPSLHLGNLVQLLTMRRLQLAGHRPLALVGGSTGLVGDPRPTAERTMNTKETVSEWVGYLQGQVQRFLSFEGENAAQMVNNLDWTAPMSVLDFLRDVGKHFRVGTMIKKEIVSSRLNSDEGISYAEFSYQVLQGMDYLELFRNYNCVLETGGSDQWGNLTAGTELVRKVEGKNVHAMGTPLITNSDGTKFGKSEGNAIWLDGAMTSPYAMYQFWLNTPDADVVDRLKVFTFLPKAEIEELARSVAEEPHKRAAQRRLAYDVTSLIHGTEATDKVIAASAALFGQGEISELDEATLTAATAELPRVVVDAGSLGIIDLLVASGLSGSNSAARRTVAEGGAYVNNHKVTDADTVVAASELLHGKYLLLRRGKRTLATVEVATV; from the coding sequence GTGACTACGCAAACCCCAGCGGGCCTGAGCGCCCAGAAGAATGATCCGACTTTCGACAACGTTTGGCAGGAACTGAAGTGGCGTGGACTCGTCCATGTCTCCACTGACGAGGCCGAACTGGAGAAACTGCTCGCCGGGGATTCGATCACCTACTATTGCGGTTTTGATCCGACGGCGCCGAGCCTGCACCTGGGCAACCTGGTGCAGCTGCTGACCATGCGCCGGCTGCAACTGGCCGGGCACCGCCCGCTGGCTCTGGTGGGCGGCTCCACCGGACTGGTGGGGGATCCGCGCCCGACGGCCGAGCGCACCATGAACACCAAGGAAACCGTTTCGGAATGGGTCGGTTACCTGCAGGGACAGGTTCAGCGTTTCCTCAGCTTTGAGGGCGAGAACGCCGCGCAGATGGTCAACAACCTGGACTGGACCGCTCCCATGAGTGTTCTCGACTTCCTGCGGGACGTCGGCAAGCACTTCCGGGTCGGCACCATGATCAAGAAGGAGATTGTCTCCTCCCGGCTGAACTCCGACGAGGGCATTTCCTACGCCGAGTTCAGCTACCAGGTGCTCCAGGGCATGGACTACCTCGAGCTCTTCCGCAACTACAACTGCGTGCTGGAAACCGGCGGCTCGGACCAGTGGGGCAACCTGACGGCCGGCACCGAACTGGTGCGCAAGGTTGAGGGCAAAAATGTCCACGCCATGGGCACCCCGCTGATCACCAACTCCGACGGCACCAAGTTCGGCAAGAGCGAGGGCAACGCCATTTGGCTGGACGGCGCCATGACCAGCCCGTACGCGATGTACCAGTTCTGGCTGAACACCCCGGACGCCGACGTCGTGGACCGGCTCAAGGTCTTCACCTTCCTCCCCAAGGCGGAAATTGAAGAACTGGCACGCTCCGTTGCAGAGGAGCCGCACAAGCGCGCCGCCCAACGCCGCCTTGCCTACGACGTGACATCCCTGATCCACGGGACGGAAGCAACGGACAAGGTCATTGCCGCCTCCGCAGCGCTGTTCGGCCAGGGCGAGATCTCTGAGCTGGACGAGGCAACGCTGACGGCGGCAACCGCGGAGCTTCCGCGTGTGGTTGTCGACGCCGGGAGCCTGGGCATCATTGACCTGCTCGTGGCATCCGGACTCTCGGGCAGCAACTCGGCCGCACGCCGGACCGTGGCCGAAGGCGGCGCGTACGTGAACAACCACAAGGTCACCGACGCCGACACCGTGGTTGCCGCCAGCGAACTGCTGCATGGCAAGTACCTGCTGCTGCGCCGCGGCAAGCGGACCCTTGCAACGGTCGAAGTGGCAACCGTATAG
- a CDS encoding adenine phosphoribosyltransferase, translating to MKETPAYAAQNTESIADTIDRLGAVVPDYPKPGVVFRDLTPVFADGEAFRAVVDSLLAQYEGRFDYVAGIEARGFLLAAAAAYAAGKGVLTVRKPGKLPREVYSESYSMEYSENTLEVHQDDFPAGSRILILDDVLATGGTLGATARLIEKAGGVVAGFGVVLELRDLGGRTALHDYPVHALTAY from the coding sequence GTGAAAGAAACGCCCGCGTACGCCGCGCAGAACACTGAATCCATAGCCGACACCATCGACCGCCTGGGCGCAGTGGTGCCGGACTACCCCAAGCCGGGCGTGGTCTTCCGCGATCTGACCCCCGTTTTCGCCGACGGAGAGGCCTTCCGCGCCGTCGTGGATTCCCTGCTGGCCCAGTACGAGGGCCGCTTTGATTACGTGGCCGGAATCGAGGCCCGCGGGTTCCTCCTGGCCGCAGCCGCCGCGTATGCCGCCGGCAAGGGCGTACTGACCGTCCGCAAGCCCGGCAAGCTGCCGCGCGAGGTGTACTCGGAAAGCTACTCCATGGAATACAGCGAGAACACGCTTGAGGTCCATCAGGACGATTTTCCGGCCGGTTCGCGGATCCTGATCCTCGACGACGTGCTGGCCACCGGCGGAACGCTCGGCGCCACGGCCCGCCTGATCGAGAAGGCCGGCGGAGTTGTTGCCGGTTTCGGCGTCGTGCTCGAACTGCGTGACCTCGGCGGGCGCACCGCGCTTCACGATTATCCCGTCCACGCCCTGACCGCTTACTAG